From a region of the Fischerella sp. JS2 genome:
- the nadD gene encoding nicotinate (nicotinamide) nucleotide adenylyltransferase yields the protein MQQIAIFGGTFDPVHWGHLIVAETALNQVPLEKILWVPSAHPPHKKAASFQHRLAMLQAAITDNLGFTVSPIEQSQSGTSYAINTLIDLSNFYPNTHWCWIVGLDSFQTLPQWYRGQELAQLCDWLIAPRYLGSECITQTDLICKQVEQKFASQSSTIHWQLLHTPLVGVSSSIIRNLCRDRQSIRYLVPESVRSYIAAHSLYV from the coding sequence ATGCAACAAATTGCAATTTTTGGTGGCACATTTGATCCTGTTCATTGGGGACATCTCATCGTAGCCGAAACAGCTCTCAATCAAGTACCCCTAGAAAAGATTCTTTGGGTGCCATCAGCTCATCCTCCTCATAAAAAAGCAGCTTCGTTTCAACATCGTTTAGCGATGCTACAAGCGGCGATAACAGACAACTTAGGATTTACTGTTTCACCGATTGAGCAATCGCAATCTGGTACTTCTTATGCCATTAATACCCTGATTGATTTATCCAATTTTTATCCCAATACTCATTGGTGTTGGATTGTTGGTCTGGATTCCTTTCAAACGCTACCTCAGTGGTATCGCGGACAGGAGCTAGCACAATTGTGCGATTGGTTAATCGCACCCCGATATCTTGGTAGTGAATGTATAACTCAAACTGATTTAATCTGCAAGCAAGTGGAGCAAAAATTTGCAAGTCAGTCCAGCACCATACACTGGCAATTATTGCATACCCCTTTAGTGGGAGTTTCGTCAAGTATCATTCGTAACTTATGTCGTGATCGCCAATCGATTCGTTACCTAGTTCCAGAATCAGTACGAAGTTACATAGCTGCTCACAGCCTCTATGTTTAA
- the murC gene encoding UDP-N-acetylmuramate--L-alanine ligase yields MKKSVDFSGRPFHFIGIGGIGMSALAYVLAKRQLPVSGSDLRPNHITSKLESIGAHIFAKQEASNLEFFRPKENENRVILNTQNHVSTNKVAQLPQVICSTAINTNNLEYKAALELGCPIFHRSDVLATLISEYDSIAVAGTHGKTTTSSMIGYLLLQADLDPTILIGGEVNAWEGNARLGQSRYLVAEADESDGSLVKHAPEIGVITNIELDHPDHYDNLEEVVEIFHTFAKSCKTLVASIDCATVRDRFQPTISYSLNPETGADYTVTNIDYRADGTTALVWERGKALGVLNLRLLSRHNLSNALAAVAVGRVLGLEFGEIAKGLATFEGARRRFEFRGEAHGITFIDDYAHHPSEIRATLAAARLQARPGQRVVAIFQPHRYSRTLAFLEEFAESFTHADVVILTDIYSAGEVNIGQVSGEQLVQEVAKHHPQVKYQANLALMCDFLQQTLRSGDLALFLGAGNLNQVIPEVIATLHQPATATS; encoded by the coding sequence ATGAAAAAATCTGTAGACTTTAGCGGTAGACCATTTCATTTTATTGGTATTGGTGGCATAGGTATGTCTGCTTTGGCATATGTGCTAGCAAAACGTCAATTGCCTGTTTCGGGTTCGGATCTTCGTCCAAATCACATTACTTCCAAATTGGAATCTATCGGGGCTCATATTTTTGCTAAACAAGAAGCAAGCAATTTAGAATTCTTTCGCCCAAAAGAGAATGAAAATCGAGTAATTTTAAATACTCAAAATCATGTGTCAACTAACAAAGTGGCACAACTACCGCAAGTAATTTGTTCCACAGCAATAAATACTAATAATCTGGAATATAAAGCAGCATTAGAATTAGGCTGCCCAATTTTCCATCGTTCAGATGTATTGGCAACTTTAATTTCTGAATATGACAGCATCGCAGTTGCTGGAACTCACGGCAAAACTACCACCAGTAGTATGATAGGATATCTGCTACTGCAAGCTGATCTAGATCCAACAATTTTGATTGGTGGTGAAGTTAATGCCTGGGAAGGTAACGCTAGATTAGGTCAAAGTCGGTATTTAGTAGCAGAAGCAGATGAATCAGATGGTTCATTAGTTAAACATGCCCCAGAAATCGGTGTAATCACGAATATTGAACTAGACCATCCCGACCACTACGACAATTTAGAAGAAGTAGTGGAAATATTCCATACCTTCGCTAAAAGTTGTAAAACTTTGGTAGCTAGTATTGATTGTGCAACGGTGCGTGATCGCTTTCAACCAACAATCAGCTACAGTTTAAATCCAGAAACAGGCGCAGATTATACCGTTACAAATATAGACTATCGTGCAGATGGCACTACCGCTTTAGTTTGGGAGCGGGGGAAAGCCTTGGGTGTGTTAAATTTGCGTTTGCTCAGTCGCCATAACCTTAGCAATGCTCTAGCAGCAGTAGCTGTTGGTCGCGTCTTGGGATTAGAATTTGGCGAGATTGCCAAGGGACTTGCCACTTTTGAAGGCGCAAGACGTCGCTTTGAATTCCGGGGCGAAGCTCACGGAATCACATTCATTGACGACTATGCCCACCATCCTAGCGAAATTCGTGCCACTCTAGCAGCAGCACGTCTGCAAGCAAGACCAGGACAAAGAGTAGTTGCCATATTTCAACCTCATCGCTACAGCCGTACACTGGCATTTTTAGAAGAATTTGCCGAATCTTTTACCCATGCTGATGTAGTTATACTCACTGACATTTACAGCGCTGGGGAAGTCAACATAGGGCAAGTAAGCGGTGAACAATTAGTACAGGAAGTTGCCAAACATCATCCACAAGTCAAGTATCAAGCAAACTTAGCCTTAATGTGTGATTTCTTACAGCAAACACTACGTTCTGGAGACTTAGCACTGTTTCTAGGAGCTGGGAATTTAAATCAGGTAATTCCGGAGGTAATTGCTACACTCCATCAACCAGCTACAGCGACATCTTAA
- a CDS encoding type I glyceraldehyde-3-phosphate dehydrogenase: MIRVAINGFGRIGRNFMRCWLGRENSNIDLVAINDTSDPRTNAHLLKYDSMLGKLKGVEITADDNSIIANGKTVKCVSDRNPENLPWKEWEIDLIIEATGVFTAKEGAMKHINAGAKKVLITAPGKNEDGTFVIGVNHHDYDHDKHHIISNASCTTNCLAPVAKVLHEKFGIIKGTMTTTHSYTGDQRLLDASHRDVRRARAAAINIVPTSTGAAKAVALVLPALKGKLNGVALRVPTPNVSMVDFVIQVEKPTIAEEVNAALKSASENELKGILDYSELQLVSSDYQGTDASSIVDASLTMVMGGDMVKVMAWYDNEWGYSQRVLDLAELVAEKWK; encoded by the coding sequence GTGATTAGAGTTGCTATCAACGGTTTCGGGCGCATCGGTCGTAACTTTATGCGCTGTTGGTTGGGTAGAGAGAATAGCAATATCGACCTAGTTGCTATCAACGACACCTCAGATCCCAGAACCAACGCTCACCTGCTCAAATATGATTCGATGCTAGGGAAGTTAAAAGGTGTTGAAATTACTGCCGATGATAACTCAATCATCGCAAACGGTAAGACCGTAAAATGCGTATCTGATCGCAACCCAGAAAACTTGCCCTGGAAAGAGTGGGAAATTGACCTAATTATTGAAGCGACAGGGGTCTTTACTGCCAAAGAAGGGGCGATGAAGCATATAAATGCTGGCGCCAAAAAGGTTTTGATCACCGCTCCTGGCAAAAATGAAGATGGTACTTTCGTGATTGGCGTGAACCATCACGATTACGATCACGATAAACACCACATCATCAGCAACGCCAGCTGTACTACCAACTGCTTGGCTCCTGTTGCCAAAGTCTTACACGAAAAATTTGGCATCATCAAAGGTACAATGACCACCACCCACAGCTACACAGGAGATCAGCGCCTGCTGGACGCTTCTCACCGAGATGTACGCCGTGCGCGTGCTGCGGCAATTAACATTGTTCCTACTTCCACCGGTGCAGCAAAAGCTGTAGCGTTAGTATTACCAGCACTCAAAGGCAAACTCAATGGTGTAGCATTGCGTGTACCCACCCCCAACGTTTCGATGGTGGATTTCGTGATCCAAGTTGAGAAGCCAACAATTGCGGAAGAAGTTAACGCCGCTCTCAAGAGTGCTTCTGAAAATGAGCTAAAAGGCATTTTAGATTACAGTGAACTACAATTGGTATCCTCTGACTATCAAGGTACTGATGCCTCTTCCATTGTTGATGCCAGCTTGACAATGGTCATGGGTGGCGACATGGTGAAAGTTATGGCATGGTACGACAACGAATGGGGTTACAGCCAACGTGTTCTCGACTTGGCAGAATTAGTAGCCGAGAAGTGGAAGTAA
- a CDS encoding ABC transporter ATP-binding protein — MHLEINQLHKQFKTKRGLLTALQDISLHIEEGEFVCAVGASGSGKSTLLRLIAGLDTPTAGEILVDEVCVTGPGSDRGMVFQSYTLYPWMSVAENVEFGLKLQGVPKAQRRQQAAYYLEVVGLSTFAKALPKELSGGMKQRVAIARALASKPKILLMDEPFGALDAQTKEAMQQFLLEIWRSTSTTIFMITHDVEEAIFLSQRIYVLSARPGTIRQELQIQLPSKSNPQIKRHTTFQKYKDDVMKLLYEDGMETNSNPKAITHSNIAYK, encoded by the coding sequence ATGCATTTAGAAATTAATCAACTCCACAAACAATTCAAAACTAAGCGCGGTTTGCTGACTGCGCTGCAAGATATTAGTTTGCACATTGAAGAGGGAGAATTTGTCTGTGCAGTAGGTGCTAGTGGTTCTGGTAAGTCAACTCTGCTACGCCTAATTGCAGGGTTGGATACTCCGACAGCAGGGGAAATACTGGTTGATGAGGTGTGCGTTACAGGGCCAGGATCTGATCGTGGTATGGTTTTTCAAAGCTATACTCTTTATCCGTGGATGAGTGTTGCCGAAAATGTAGAATTTGGTTTGAAGCTACAGGGCGTACCGAAAGCCCAGCGACGACAACAGGCGGCTTATTATCTTGAGGTAGTAGGTTTATCTACGTTTGCGAAGGCGCTACCGAAAGAACTTTCTGGTGGGATGAAACAACGAGTAGCGATCGCCCGTGCTTTAGCATCGAAACCAAAAATTTTACTTATGGATGAACCCTTTGGTGCTTTAGATGCACAAACAAAAGAAGCAATGCAGCAATTTTTACTGGAGATTTGGCGTAGTACCAGCACGACAATTTTTATGATCACTCATGATGTGGAGGAAGCAATTTTTTTATCACAGCGCATCTACGTATTAAGTGCGCGACCAGGTACAATTAGGCAGGAATTGCAAATCCAACTACCTAGCAAATCGAATCCTCAAATCAAGCGCCATACTACATTTCAGAAATACAAAGATGATGTCATGAAACTCCTGTATGAGGATGGGATGGAAACAAATAGCAATCCCAAAGCAATTACCCATAGTAATATAGCCTATAAGTAA
- the trxA gene encoding thioredoxin produces the protein MATKKQFNSFEEMLSGSDVPVLVDFYADWCGPCQMMTPILEQVNAQLQGQIRIVKIDTEKYQQLATQYRIEALPTLLLFKQGQPVDRIEGVLQAPQLVQRLRSLI, from the coding sequence ATGGCTACAAAAAAGCAATTCAATAGCTTTGAAGAAATGCTATCTGGTTCTGATGTACCCGTATTGGTAGATTTTTATGCTGACTGGTGCGGGCCTTGTCAGATGATGACTCCGATTTTAGAGCAGGTTAATGCCCAACTCCAAGGTCAAATTAGAATTGTCAAAATAGACACTGAAAAATACCAACAATTGGCTACTCAGTATAGGATAGAGGCTCTACCAACTCTATTACTGTTTAAGCAAGGTCAGCCAGTGGATAGAATTGAGGGTGTGTTGCAAGCACCACAATTAGTCCAGCGTCTCAGAAGTTTGATTTAA
- the murB gene encoding UDP-N-acetylmuramate dehydrogenase encodes MAISQAGVSVCTNSGVNVNKRQTTNSKTKEIPLLGTDCAIKSQVPLSAYTSYRVGGPAEWYVAPRNIEAMHASLVYAKEEGLPVTVLGAGSNLLVSDRGIPGLVIATRHLRQTHFDPETGLLTVAAGEPIPSLAMAAAEQGWQGLEWSVGIPGTVGGAVVMNAGAHNSCIADILVSAQVLSPDGTIETLTSEQLGYSYRTSILQGSDRIVTQATFQMQPGADPALVIATTKQHKQHRLTTQPYDKPSCGSVFRNPKPYAAGWLIEQTGLKGFQIGNAQVAQRHANFIVNCGGASAWDIFNLIRHVQYQVQDRWSILLEPEVKMLGEFPAAC; translated from the coding sequence ATGGCAATTTCCCAGGCAGGTGTAAGTGTCTGCACAAATTCTGGTGTGAATGTAAATAAACGACAAACAACTAATTCCAAAACTAAGGAAATTCCCTTACTTGGTACTGACTGCGCGATTAAATCACAAGTTCCTCTGTCAGCATATACTTCCTACAGAGTCGGAGGGCCAGCAGAATGGTATGTTGCACCTCGCAACATCGAAGCAATGCACGCGAGTTTAGTGTATGCAAAAGAGGAAGGTTTACCAGTAACAGTACTGGGAGCAGGTTCTAACTTGCTAGTAAGCGATCGCGGTATTCCAGGCTTAGTTATCGCTACCCGCCATTTGCGCCAAACTCACTTTGATCCAGAAACCGGTCTATTAACAGTAGCAGCTGGGGAACCAATACCCAGTTTGGCAATGGCTGCGGCAGAGCAGGGATGGCAGGGCTTAGAATGGTCTGTAGGTATCCCTGGAACCGTTGGTGGGGCTGTAGTGATGAATGCAGGAGCGCATAATAGCTGTATTGCAGATATCTTAGTCAGCGCTCAAGTACTTTCACCCGACGGTACTATCGAAACCCTGACTAGTGAACAATTGGGTTATAGCTATCGTACTTCTATCTTACAAGGAAGCGATCGCATTGTTACCCAAGCCACCTTCCAAATGCAACCAGGCGCTGACCCCGCCCTTGTGATTGCAACTACCAAGCAACACAAACAGCACCGACTGACAACACAACCTTACGACAAACCTAGTTGCGGTAGCGTCTTCCGTAACCCCAAACCCTACGCCGCAGGTTGGTTAATTGAACAAACTGGTTTAAAAGGCTTTCAGATTGGTAACGCACAAGTAGCACAACGTCATGCTAACTTTATCGTTAATTGTGGTGGTGCAAGTGCGTGGGATATTTTTAATCTCATCCGCCATGTGCAATATCAAGTACAGGATCGGTGGTCAATTTTATTAGAACCAGAAGTCAAGATGTTGGGAGAATTCCCCGCAGCTTGTTGA
- a CDS encoding ABC transporter permease: protein MNHNAEDLQAINFARPQKMLPKSYFWCIAEDIPHNLAWALMFLSITVPILLWWIISNTGLIPPLFLPSPGQVWDAFQRLLVSGDLQKDIAFSLLRVLSGFSLAAIVSIPLGTLMGTFASIRALLEPLIGIVRYMPAPAFIPLLILYFGLGETPKIMLIFIGTLFFNTLMVMDAVKFVPKELLETTYTLGGQRKQVLLQVIFPFILPNIIDACRVNMAASWNLVIVSELVAATEGLGRRISVAQRYLKTDEIFAGLIVIGLIGLGIDLLFRLLLRASCKWAMTNDK from the coding sequence ATGAACCATAACGCTGAAGATTTGCAAGCAATCAATTTTGCTCGTCCTCAGAAAATGTTACCAAAATCATACTTTTGGTGCATTGCTGAGGATATTCCTCATAACTTGGCTTGGGCTTTAATGTTCTTGTCAATTACCGTACCTATACTTCTGTGGTGGATTATTTCTAATACAGGCTTAATTCCACCTTTATTTCTTCCTTCTCCTGGTCAAGTTTGGGATGCATTTCAAAGGCTTTTGGTAAGTGGAGATTTACAAAAAGATATTGCTTTTAGTTTATTGCGAGTCCTGAGTGGATTTTCGCTAGCAGCAATTGTTTCTATTCCATTAGGCACATTGATGGGGACTTTTGCCAGCATTCGAGCCTTACTAGAACCACTGATTGGCATCGTCCGCTATATGCCAGCCCCTGCATTTATTCCCTTACTAATTTTATATTTTGGCTTGGGAGAAACGCCAAAAATCATGCTGATTTTTATCGGCACACTGTTTTTTAATACCTTGATGGTGATGGATGCAGTGAAGTTTGTTCCCAAGGAATTATTAGAAACTACTTATACTTTAGGTGGTCAAAGAAAACAAGTTTTACTACAAGTCATTTTCCCATTTATTCTGCCTAATATCATCGATGCTTGCCGTGTGAATATGGCAGCATCTTGGAATTTAGTAATTGTCTCGGAATTAGTAGCAGCAACAGAAGGTTTAGGACGACGAATTAGTGTTGCCCAAAGATATTTGAAAACAGATGAAATTTTTGCTGGGTTAATTGTAATTGGTTTAATTGGTTTAGGAATTGACCTTTTGTTTCGATTATTATTGCGCGCTTCTTGTAAGTGGGCAATGACGAATGACAAATAA